One genomic region from Microscilla marina ATCC 23134 encodes:
- the secE gene encoding preprotein translocase subunit SecE, whose product LFVVDSFKELRDKVTWPKYKELQNSSTLVLIASVIFALVIFMIDKVFENAMNLYYSAF is encoded by the coding sequence CTTTTTGTGGTAGATTCTTTCAAAGAACTCAGAGATAAAGTTACTTGGCCTAAATATAAAGAACTGCAAAACAGTTCTACTTTAGTATTAATAGCTTCTGTAATTTTTGCATTGGTAATTTTTATGATTGATAAAGTTTTTGAAAATGCGATGAATTTGTATTACAGCGCATTTTAA
- the nusG gene encoding transcription termination/antitermination protein NusG — MSQLKWYVVRAIASKEKKAKTYLENEIAKREFHEHVPQVLIPSEKVYEMRNGKKRLREKSFFPGYIMVQANLEKDNPTTGELIHMITSIPGIIGFLGATGSTSKDPVALRQSEVNRILGKVDESAEDDVKLETTFIVGETVKVIDGPFNGFTGTVEEVFEERQKINVMVKIFGRNTPVELNYSQVEKQE, encoded by the coding sequence ATGAGTCAATTAAAGTGGTATGTGGTAAGGGCAATAGCCAGTAAAGAGAAAAAAGCGAAAACATACTTAGAAAATGAAATAGCCAAGCGTGAATTTCATGAACATGTTCCGCAAGTACTCATCCCTTCCGAAAAAGTATATGAGATGCGTAATGGTAAAAAACGATTACGTGAAAAAAGCTTTTTCCCTGGATATATAATGGTACAGGCTAACCTTGAAAAAGATAATCCCACAACAGGAGAATTGATTCACATGATTACTAGCATTCCTGGTATTATAGGATTCTTAGGAGCTACTGGAAGTACCTCTAAAGATCCCGTGGCATTACGACAGTCAGAAGTAAACCGAATATTAGGTAAAGTAGATGAAAGTGCTGAAGATGATGTGAAGTTGGAAACTACCTTTATTGTTGGAGAAACTGTAAAAGTAATAGACGGGCCATTCAATGGTTTTACTGGGACTGTTGAAGAAGTGTTTGAAGAACGCCAAAAAATAAATGTGATGGTAAAGATTTTTGGCAGAAATACACCAGTTGAATTGAACTATTCGCAGGTTGAAAAACAAGAGTAA
- the rplK gene encoding 50S ribosomal protein L11: MAKEVEGYLKLQVSGGDAKPAPPIGPALGSKGLNIMEFCKQFNARTQDKKGMILPVVVTYYKDKSFDFVIKTPPTPILLKETAKVKSGSGEPNRKKVAQVTWDQVREIAKTKMPDLNCFTEESAMMMVAGTARSMGITVTGEKPF, encoded by the coding sequence ATGGCAAAAGAAGTTGAAGGTTATCTAAAACTACAAGTTTCTGGTGGCGATGCAAAGCCTGCACCTCCTATCGGACCCGCTCTTGGTAGTAAGGGTTTGAATATTATGGAGTTTTGTAAGCAATTTAATGCACGTACTCAGGACAAAAAGGGAATGATTTTGCCTGTTGTGGTGACTTATTACAAAGACAAGTCTTTTGACTTTGTGATTAAAACACCTCCAACTCCTATATTACTAAAAGAAACTGCCAAAGTTAAGTCTGGTTCTGGTGAGCCTAACCGTAAAAAAGTAGCGCAAGTTACTTGGGATCAGGTTCGTGAAATCGCCAAAACTAAGATGCCTGACCTAAACTGTTTTACAGAAGAGTCAGCCATGATGATGGTAGCTGGTACAGCACGTAGTATGGGAATTACAGTGACAGGAGAAAAACCCTTCTAA
- the rplA gene encoding 50S ribosomal protein L1, which translates to MAKLTKKKKEALSKFDKSREYPLNEAVSVIKDITFTKFDASVDVDVRLGVDPRKADQMVRGTVTLPHGLGKDVRVLVLCSPDKEQEAKDAGADHVGLDEYIKKIEGGWTDIDVVITMPTVMAKVGRLGRVLGPRGLMPNPKSGTVTLDVANAVKEVKAGKVDFKVDKTGIIHTSVGKASFTAEKLNDNARELINTLVKLRPASAKGTYIKSIYLSSTMSPSVMVDKNTFEN; encoded by the coding sequence ATGGCAAAATTAACAAAAAAGAAGAAAGAGGCTCTCTCAAAGTTTGACAAGAGTCGTGAGTATCCACTAAATGAGGCTGTAAGTGTTATCAAAGATATCACTTTCACCAAATTTGACGCTTCCGTGGATGTTGACGTGCGTTTGGGAGTTGACCCTCGAAAAGCTGACCAGATGGTTAGAGGAACGGTTACGCTTCCTCACGGTCTTGGTAAAGACGTTAGAGTATTGGTTTTATGTTCTCCAGACAAGGAGCAAGAGGCCAAAGATGCTGGTGCTGATCACGTAGGGTTAGATGAATACATCAAGAAGATTGAAGGTGGATGGACTGACATTGATGTAGTAATTACTATGCCTACTGTAATGGCTAAAGTGGGACGTTTAGGTAGAGTATTAGGACCTCGTGGACTAATGCCAAACCCTAAATCAGGTACTGTGACACTTGATGTTGCAAATGCTGTAAAAGAGGTAAAAGCTGGTAAGGTTGACTTCAAAGTAGACAAAACTGGTATTATTCATACTTCAGTTGGTAAAGCATCTTTTACTGCTGAGAAGTTAAATGATAACGCTCGTGAGTTAATCAATACTTTGGTTAAGTTAAGACCTGCTTCTGCTAAGGGTACCTATATCAAAAGTATTTACTTGTCAAGTACAATGAGTCCGTCGGTTATGGTAGATAAAAATACCTTTGAAAATTAA
- the rplJ gene encoding 50S ribosomal protein L10 produces the protein MTREEKAVVIKELQEKFSNAPGFYITDAAGMNVESINNFRRMCFEKGIEYRVAKNSLIQKALEQQESDYTTLFDSEALKGFSGIMFAGEAMSDPAKVLKKFQKEGNEKPALKGASIDSAIYIGAEHLEPLSKIKSREEMIAELVGLLQSPGRNLVSALQGSGSKLAGVLKALSDKQEA, from the coding sequence ATGACAAGGGAAGAAAAAGCAGTAGTGATTAAAGAATTACAAGAAAAGTTTTCTAATGCACCTGGTTTTTATATCACTGATGCGGCTGGAATGAATGTGGAAAGCATTAATAATTTCCGTCGTATGTGTTTTGAAAAAGGTATAGAATATCGTGTAGCGAAAAATTCTTTGATCCAAAAAGCACTCGAGCAACAAGAATCTGATTATACTACTTTGTTTGATTCAGAAGCACTTAAAGGATTTTCAGGTATCATGTTCGCTGGTGAAGCGATGAGTGACCCTGCTAAGGTGCTTAAAAAGTTTCAAAAAGAGGGTAACGAAAAACCTGCATTGAAAGGTGCATCTATCGATTCAGCTATCTATATCGGAGCTGAGCACTTAGAGCCTCTTTCTAAGATCAAGTCTCGCGAAGAGATGATCGCCGAACTTGTTGGACTTTTACAGTCTCCAGGTCGCAACTTGGTATCTGCTTTACAAGGCAGTGGCAGCAAATTGGCAGGCGTGCTTAAGGCTTTGTCTGATAAACAAGAAGCATAA